In Gloeocapsopsis sp. IPPAS B-1203, a genomic segment contains:
- the sufC gene encoding Fe-S cluster assembly ATPase SufC — translation MIVENSGIVLSVRDLTAEVEGTPILKGVNLEIKAGEIHAIMGPNGSGKSTFSKVLAGHPAYKVTGGEVIYQGNNLLEMEPEERAQSGVFMAFQYPLEIPGVTNLDFLRVAYNSRRKAQGLEELDAFDFDEVVQEKLEVVKMNPTFLNRSVNEGFSGGEKKRNEILQMALLEPKLAILDETDSGLDIDALKIVASGVNQLATPDNAILLITHYQRLLNYIVPDFVHVMADGRVITSGGKELALELESRGYDWVLEENVSEVGAR, via the coding sequence ATGATTGTAGAAAACAGTGGAATTGTGCTGTCAGTGCGGGATTTGACAGCCGAAGTAGAAGGAACGCCGATTCTCAAAGGTGTTAACTTAGAAATTAAAGCCGGTGAAATTCATGCCATCATGGGACCAAATGGTTCTGGTAAAAGCACATTTTCAAAGGTTTTAGCAGGACACCCAGCTTATAAAGTTACTGGCGGTGAGGTGATTTATCAAGGTAACAACTTACTAGAAATGGAACCAGAAGAACGCGCCCAAAGTGGTGTGTTTATGGCATTTCAGTATCCACTAGAAATTCCTGGTGTCACCAACTTAGACTTTCTCCGAGTAGCTTACAACTCGCGACGCAAAGCACAGGGGTTAGAAGAATTAGACGCTTTTGATTTTGATGAAGTAGTCCAAGAGAAGCTGGAAGTCGTTAAAATGAATCCTACTTTTCTTAACCGTAGTGTTAATGAAGGCTTTTCTGGTGGTGAGAAAAAGCGCAATGAGATTCTGCAAATGGCGCTACTCGAACCAAAGCTGGCAATTTTAGATGAGACAGATTCAGGATTAGATATTGACGCGCTCAAAATTGTTGCTAGTGGAGTCAATCAGCTAGCAACTCCAGACAATGCCATTCTTTTAATTACCCACTATCAGCGTCTACTTAACTACATCGTGCCAGACTTTGTTCATGTTATGGCAGATGGTCGTGTCATCACGAGTGGTGGTAAAGAATTAGCACTAGAGTTAGAATCGCGTGGCTATGACTGGGTGCTAGAAGAAAATGTATCTGAGGTAGGAGCAAGATGA
- the sufD gene encoding Fe-S cluster assembly protein SufD, whose product MSIQTPDLNQVGVVSSVDAGLSLYQTQAIAVQEPELVSLLQAIRDRASVTVQQSQLPTTRDEEWRFTDLSALKSVNFQAAPSSTLNLMALEPLLLPEARSRSVFVNGVYAPELSAVTLPDGVIASNLDELPPAYRSQIEKHLAQLPGAQEVFTALNTAAIADVAVVWIPKNIIVETPIHLLFISTASHTPIVSQPRCLVVAESNSSVTLIEDYFNQMTNLAAEETEAEVGEPIYFTNAVTEIWLAENAQVNHTRIERDSPEAFHIGKTAIAQARDSRYTCTAITLGAKLSRHNLEIYQTGEQTQTILNGLTKISGNQLADTHSTLALNHPYGTSHQQHKCIVGDRAHAVFNGKIFVPKPAQQTDAAQLNRNLLLSPKARVDTKPQLEITADNVKCAHGATVSQLDDDEVFYLQSRGLNATDARSLLVNAFAAEIINQIPIPSLQQTLLKTINL is encoded by the coding sequence ATGAGTATTCAAACTCCTGACCTAAACCAAGTTGGGGTAGTATCTTCAGTTGACGCTGGGTTGAGTCTATATCAAACACAAGCGATCGCTGTTCAAGAACCAGAATTAGTATCTTTATTACAAGCAATTCGCGATCGCGCATCTGTAACTGTACAGCAATCCCAATTGCCAACGACTCGCGATGAAGAGTGGCGATTTACCGATTTATCTGCTTTAAAGTCAGTTAATTTTCAAGCCGCACCGTCATCAACACTGAATTTAATGGCGCTTGAACCTCTGTTGCTACCAGAAGCACGCAGTCGGTCAGTATTTGTTAATGGTGTTTATGCACCTGAGTTGTCAGCAGTTACACTACCTGATGGAGTAATCGCGAGTAACCTTGATGAGCTACCACCAGCGTATCGTTCTCAAATAGAAAAACACTTAGCACAACTTCCAGGCGCACAAGAAGTCTTTACGGCGCTGAATACAGCAGCGATCGCAGATGTTGCCGTTGTCTGGATACCAAAGAATATTATTGTCGAAACACCAATTCATCTATTATTTATTTCAACTGCAAGTCACACTCCCATCGTTTCGCAACCGCGTTGTCTTGTCGTAGCAGAATCGAATAGTAGCGTCACGCTAATTGAAGATTACTTCAATCAAATGACGAACTTAGCAGCAGAAGAAACCGAAGCCGAAGTCGGCGAACCAATCTACTTCACCAACGCTGTTACAGAAATTTGGCTAGCAGAAAACGCTCAAGTTAACCATACCAGAATCGAACGCGATAGCCCAGAAGCTTTTCATATTGGTAAAACTGCGATCGCCCAAGCCAGAGATAGTCGCTACACTTGCACTGCAATTACTTTAGGTGCAAAGCTATCACGCCACAATCTAGAAATCTACCAAACCGGCGAACAAACCCAAACAATTCTCAACGGTTTAACCAAGATCTCCGGAAATCAACTCGCCGACACGCACAGTACTCTCGCACTCAATCATCCCTACGGTACAAGTCACCAACAACATAAATGTATCGTCGGCGATCGCGCCCACGCAGTCTTCAACGGCAAAATCTTTGTACCCAAACCCGCACAACAAACCGACGCCGCCCAACTTAACCGCAATTTATTACTCTCACCCAAAGCCAGAGTAGACACCAAACCCCAACTAGAAATCACAGCCGATAACGTCAAATGCGCCCACGGCGCAACCGTCAGCCAACTCGACGACGACGAAGTCTTCTACCTCCAAAGCCGAGGACTCAACGCCACCGACGCCCGCAGCCTCCTTGTCAACGCCTTCGCCGCCGAAATCATCAACCAAATCCCCATCCCCTCCCTGCAACAAACCCTACTAAAAACCATCAATCTCTAA